A single region of the Gilliamella apis genome encodes:
- a CDS encoding FAD-dependent oxidoreductase has product MSQNVYQFIDLQRVDPPKKSLNIRKIEFVEIYEGFSASQSQAQADRCLACGNPYCEWRCPVHNYIPNWLKLVNEGKILEAVELSHQTNSLPEVCGRVCPQDRLCEGSCTLNAEFGAVTIGNIERYITDEAFKMGWKPNLSNVEKTGLRVAIIGAGPAGLACADVLVRNGITPVVFDRHPEIGGLLTFGIPAFKLDKEVLINRRRIFTEMGVEFRLNTEVGKTVQLADLINEFDAVFVGAGTYQSMRAGLENEDANGVYDALPFLIANTKHIMQHQQTEDTPYIDMKNKRVVVLGGGDTAMDCVRTSIRQGATEVTCAYRRDEANMPGSKREVKNAKEEGVQFQFNVQPLSIEVNNSGQVTGVKMVRTELGEPDAKGRRSPVIVEGSEFVLPADAVVMAFGFKPHAMPWLAEHGVDFDDRGRIIAPEIKGYQTTNAKIFAGGDAVRGSDLVVTAISEGRKAAEGILDYLEV; this is encoded by the coding sequence ATGAGTCAAAATGTTTATCAGTTTATCGATTTACAACGTGTCGATCCGCCTAAAAAATCGCTAAACATTCGTAAAATCGAATTTGTAGAAATTTATGAAGGCTTTTCAGCTTCGCAATCTCAAGCACAGGCAGATCGTTGCCTTGCTTGTGGTAACCCTTATTGTGAATGGCGCTGTCCAGTCCACAATTACATTCCAAATTGGTTAAAATTGGTCAATGAAGGTAAAATTTTAGAAGCAGTTGAATTATCTCACCAAACTAATAGTTTACCTGAGGTATGTGGTCGAGTTTGTCCACAAGATCGTCTGTGTGAAGGATCTTGTACTTTAAATGCTGAATTTGGTGCAGTAACTATCGGTAATATTGAACGTTATATTACTGATGAAGCATTCAAAATGGGCTGGAAACCAAACTTATCTAATGTTGAAAAAACTGGCTTAAGAGTCGCAATAATCGGCGCTGGTCCAGCAGGTCTTGCTTGTGCTGATGTATTAGTCCGTAATGGTATAACACCAGTCGTTTTCGATCGCCATCCAGAAATTGGTGGTTTATTAACTTTCGGTATCCCTGCCTTCAAATTAGATAAAGAAGTCTTAATTAATCGTAGACGCATCTTTACCGAAATGGGGGTTGAATTCCGTTTAAATACTGAAGTCGGCAAAACCGTTCAATTAGCTGATCTTATCAATGAATTTGATGCTGTCTTTGTCGGTGCTGGTACTTATCAATCAATGCGTGCAGGGCTTGAAAATGAAGATGCTAATGGCGTTTATGATGCATTACCATTCTTAATTGCCAATACTAAGCATATTATGCAACATCAACAAACCGAAGATACTCCATATATAGACATGAAAAATAAACGTGTCGTTGTCTTAGGTGGTGGTGATACCGCGATGGATTGTGTTCGAACTTCTATCCGTCAAGGTGCAACTGAAGTAACTTGCGCCTATCGTCGTGACGAAGCTAACATGCCGGGCTCTAAACGTGAAGTAAAAAATGCCAAAGAAGAAGGCGTACAATTCCAGTTTAATGTGCAACCTCTTAGTATTGAGGTCAATAATAGCGGGCAAGTTACTGGGGTAAAAATGGTCAGAACCGAGCTTGGTGAACCAGATGCAAAAGGCCGTCGTTCGCCAGTGATTGTCGAAGGTTCAGAATTTGTGCTTCCGGCTGATGCGGTAGTTATGGCATTTGGTTTTAAACCACATGCTATGCCATGGTTAGCTGAGCATGGTGTTGATTTTGATGATAGAGGTAGAATAATCGCACCAGAAATCAAAGGATACCAAACTACCAATGCCAAAATCTTTGCTGGTGGTGATGCGGTACGCGGTTCTGATTTAGTCGTTACGGCAATTAGTGAAGGGCGTAAAGCTGCTGAAGGAATCTTGGATTACTTAGAAGTGTAA